The Lysobacter capsici genome has a segment encoding these proteins:
- a CDS encoding DUF2238 domain-containing protein: MSKSAGDATASLVSHSSRLTAAKKLALAVTLTVFAVSWIAPKSPFEQAMHSVLTVVGLLWLWRHDRRWPLRDGHFVAICVFMTAHCIAARWLYSYVPYDQWIQWLTGGWSLDKAFGFERNHFDRLIHFLYGVCFAPAVREYFRQRWPALSARQAFTLAVAAIMCTSLIYEWIEWAIALTMSPEDAESYNGQQGDIWDAHTDMFLATLGSLAAWPRGRR, encoded by the coding sequence GTGAGTAAAAGCGCTGGCGACGCAACCGCTTCACTCGTTTCTCACTCCTCCAGACTCACTGCTGCGAAAAAGCTCGCCCTCGCCGTAACGCTGACGGTTTTCGCCGTCAGCTGGATCGCGCCCAAGAGCCCGTTCGAACAAGCCATGCACAGCGTGCTGACCGTGGTCGGCCTGCTGTGGCTGTGGCGGCACGACCGCCGCTGGCCGCTGCGCGACGGCCATTTCGTCGCGATCTGCGTGTTCATGACCGCGCACTGCATCGCCGCGCGCTGGCTGTATTCGTACGTGCCCTACGATCAGTGGATCCAGTGGCTGACCGGCGGCTGGTCGCTGGACAAGGCGTTCGGCTTCGAACGCAATCACTTCGACCGGCTGATCCATTTCCTCTATGGCGTGTGCTTCGCGCCGGCGGTGCGCGAGTACTTCCGGCAACGCTGGCCGGCGCTGTCGGCGCGTCAGGCCTTCACGCTCGCGGTCGCCGCGATCATGTGCACCAGCCTGATCTACGAATGGATCGAATGGGCCATCGCGCTGACCATGTCGCCGGAGGACGCGGAGTCCTACAACGGCCAGCAGGGCGACATCTGGGACGCGCACACCGACATGTTCCTGGCCACGCTGGGTTCGCTGGCGGCATGGCCGCGCGGCCGCCGCTGA
- a CDS encoding tetratricopeptide repeat protein — MAAQGAGVAAPVDSPSRCQAAPAAALPAPAQCLRRFGIEPGGSEASVLEALYARSIEFQHRSDFVQASAALDCAQASAGDRAGGALEYELLRRRGVIDYRNECQVEALAKFKQALQLAQHREDRPAQSKIWNNIGSTLRRLGDYRGALQALMSSLELQRSLPERDSGPALNNIADLYRDFGDTAAAVRHYDQARAEFLRAGNRIEAAHVLASQGVLALDAGQIGRGQALLEQARGELDKAGDRTYVLRVHAELGRAAIARGDLVQAKRWTDSGLAIAAQAGTAVPAPLQLQAARGDRLRGQARAAQLRVQTALAALAPQDSDRPALLTELADDFEAQGEWPRALAALRDSEAAARALREARYDREMKWLQLRFETAERDRTIAALATENQVRALSLKQRTLALWLTVVSALAALLGLTVFFLRRQHRVRVAEAARRARLAEEVEYYRRAAADLGVDRARLQAALDSRDDAVLILDVAGHVLAANRSAGELLQHPGASALSGRAFGELLDEAGAHRFAQALERLDESSAPQRFDFRLGARRDALSAQLSESGQGEGLIVLGLKPAASASGVAPAVADGTEHEPLSVETPALADDDELRQSFRRALVELMLAVVEAWERSTGQGRLELAEKSRIWRVTVDDGRLRARAMERYLSLSKLPRQPRWRDVLRSGYYVLAECSLDESVRGELQRHVDAVLAYTRRHALV; from the coding sequence ATGGCGGCGCAAGGCGCCGGTGTCGCCGCGCCCGTCGATTCGCCGTCGCGCTGCCAAGCGGCGCCCGCCGCCGCGCTGCCCGCGCCGGCGCAATGCCTGCGGCGTTTCGGTATCGAGCCCGGCGGCAGCGAGGCCTCGGTCCTGGAAGCGCTGTACGCGCGCAGCATCGAATTTCAGCATCGCAGCGATTTCGTCCAGGCCTCGGCGGCGCTGGACTGCGCCCAGGCGAGCGCCGGCGATCGCGCCGGCGGCGCGCTCGAATACGAGTTGCTGCGGCGTCGCGGCGTGATCGACTACCGCAACGAATGCCAGGTCGAGGCGCTGGCCAAGTTCAAGCAGGCGCTGCAACTGGCCCAGCACCGCGAAGACCGCCCGGCGCAGTCGAAGATCTGGAACAACATCGGCTCGACCCTGCGCCGGCTCGGCGACTACCGCGGCGCGCTGCAGGCGCTGATGTCCAGCCTGGAACTGCAGCGCAGCCTGCCCGAACGCGATTCGGGCCCGGCCTTGAACAACATCGCCGACCTGTACCGCGACTTCGGCGACACCGCCGCCGCGGTGCGTCATTACGACCAGGCCCGCGCCGAATTCCTGCGCGCCGGCAACCGCATCGAAGCCGCGCACGTGCTGGCCAGCCAGGGCGTGCTGGCGCTCGACGCCGGCCAGATCGGCCGCGGCCAGGCCTTGCTGGAACAGGCGCGCGGCGAACTCGACAAGGCCGGCGACCGCACCTATGTGCTGCGCGTCCACGCCGAACTCGGCCGCGCCGCGATCGCCCGCGGCGATCTGGTCCAGGCCAAGCGCTGGACCGACAGCGGCCTGGCGATCGCCGCGCAGGCCGGCACCGCGGTGCCGGCGCCGCTGCAATTGCAGGCCGCGCGCGGCGACCGCCTGCGCGGGCAGGCGCGCGCCGCGCAGTTGCGGGTGCAGACCGCGCTGGCCGCGCTGGCGCCGCAGGACAGCGACCGGCCCGCCTTGCTGACCGAACTGGCCGACGATTTCGAGGCCCAGGGCGAATGGCCGCGCGCGCTGGCCGCGCTGCGCGACTCCGAAGCCGCCGCGCGCGCCTTGCGCGAGGCGCGTTACGACCGCGAGATGAAGTGGCTGCAACTGCGCTTCGAGACCGCCGAGCGCGACCGCACCATCGCCGCGCTGGCCACCGAGAATCAGGTCCGCGCGCTGAGCCTGAAGCAGCGCACCCTGGCGCTGTGGCTGACCGTGGTCTCGGCGCTGGCGGCCTTGCTCGGGCTGACCGTGTTCTTCCTGCGCCGCCAGCATCGGGTGCGGGTGGCCGAAGCGGCGCGGCGCGCGCGTCTGGCCGAGGAGGTCGAGTACTACCGCCGCGCCGCCGCCGATCTCGGCGTCGACCGCGCGCGTCTGCAGGCCGCGTTGGACAGCCGCGACGACGCGGTGCTGATCCTGGACGTCGCCGGGCATGTGCTCGCGGCCAACCGCAGCGCCGGCGAATTGCTTCAGCACCCGGGTGCCAGCGCATTGTCGGGACGCGCGTTCGGCGAATTGCTCGACGAAGCGGGCGCGCACCGTTTCGCCCAGGCGCTGGAACGGCTGGACGAATCCTCGGCTCCGCAGCGTTTCGATTTCCGCCTCGGCGCCCGGCGCGACGCCTTGAGCGCCCAGCTCAGCGAAAGCGGGCAGGGCGAGGGCCTGATCGTGCTCGGTCTCAAACCGGCCGCCTCGGCCAGCGGCGTCGCCCCGGCCGTGGCCGACGGCACCGAGCACGAACCGCTGAGCGTGGAAACGCCGGCGCTGGCCGACGACGACGAATTGCGCCAGTCGTTCCGGCGCGCGTTGGTCGAGCTGATGCTCGCGGTGGTCGAGGCCTGGGAACGCAGCACCGGCCAGGGTCGGCTGGAGCTGGCCGAGAAGAGCCGGATCTGGCGGGTCACTGTCGACGACGGCCGCCTGCGCGCGCGCGCTATGGAACGCTATCTGAGCCTGTCCAAGCTGCCGCGCCAACCGCGTTGGCGCGACGTGCTGCGTTCGGGCTACTACGTGCTGGCCGAATGCAGCCTGGACGAATCGGTGCGCGGCGAACTGCAGCGTCATGTCGACGCCGTGCTGGCCTATACGCGACGCCACGCGCTGGTGTGA
- a CDS encoding alpha-D-ribose 1-methylphosphonate 5-triphosphate diphosphatase, with the protein MPDLLLDNARLVLPDTIAHGHLRIADGAIAQIGEGRIAHAAAIDCDGDYLLPGLVELHTDNLEKHLLPRPGAHWPAAAALRAHDAQLLAAGITTALNAISVGEEDAEEAVDPQQVLSALADARAAHSLRIEHAVHLRCELPCPDLAQRLQPLLATPALRLLSLMDHTPGQRQFHDLERYRAYSARHGNARDDDQFDARVRHLQDLQRRHADANRQRVIALALELGLPLASHDDSELIHIAEAVEANACIAEFPVNLATAVAAHAAGLQVLAGAPNLVRGGSHSGNVAAADLARAGVLDALSSDYVPGSLLLAAFQLGGWESIGLARAVAMVTRTPARAIGYRDRGEIATGLRADLLRVRVVDGLPQVEAVWVRGERRY; encoded by the coding sequence ATGCCCGATCTGCTGCTCGACAACGCCCGCCTGGTCCTGCCCGACACGATCGCGCACGGCCACCTGCGCATCGCCGACGGCGCGATCGCGCAGATCGGCGAAGGCCGGATCGCGCACGCCGCGGCGATCGACTGCGACGGCGATTACCTGCTGCCCGGCCTGGTCGAGCTGCACACCGACAACCTGGAAAAGCACCTGCTGCCGCGTCCGGGCGCGCATTGGCCGGCCGCCGCCGCGCTGCGCGCGCACGATGCGCAACTGCTTGCCGCCGGCATCACCACCGCGCTCAACGCGATCTCGGTCGGCGAAGAGGACGCCGAGGAAGCGGTCGATCCGCAACAGGTGCTGAGCGCGCTGGCCGATGCGCGCGCCGCGCACAGCCTGCGCATCGAACACGCCGTGCATCTGCGCTGCGAACTGCCCTGCCCCGATCTGGCGCAGCGTCTGCAGCCCTTGCTCGCGACGCCCGCGCTGCGGCTGTTGTCGTTGATGGATCACACCCCGGGCCAGCGCCAGTTCCACGATCTGGAGCGTTACCGCGCCTACAGCGCGCGTCACGGCAACGCCCGCGACGACGACCAGTTCGATGCGCGCGTGCGCCATCTGCAGGATTTGCAACGCCGTCACGCCGATGCCAATCGGCAACGGGTGATCGCCTTGGCGCTGGAACTGGGATTGCCGCTGGCGAGCCACGACGATTCGGAATTGATCCACATCGCCGAAGCGGTCGAAGCCAACGCCTGCATCGCCGAATTCCCGGTCAACCTCGCCACCGCGGTCGCCGCGCACGCGGCCGGGTTGCAGGTGTTGGCCGGCGCACCGAACCTGGTGCGCGGCGGTTCGCATAGCGGCAACGTCGCCGCCGCCGACCTCGCCCGCGCCGGCGTGCTCGATGCGCTGTCGTCGGATTACGTGCCCGGCAGTTTGTTGCTGGCGGCGTTCCAGCTCGGCGGCTGGGAATCGATCGGCCTGGCGCGCGCGGTGGCGATGGTCACGCGTACGCCCGCGCGCGCGATCGGCTATCGCGATCGCGGCGAGATTGCTACGGGGCTGCGCGCGGATCTGCTGCGTGTACGCGTGGTCGACGGATTGCCGCAGGTCGAGGCGGTTTGGGTGCGGGGTGAGCGGCGGTATTGA
- a CDS encoding hemopexin repeat-containing protein has product MSRRSLRFTTLALACALAAPALAKTPKVLFIGTDGFRGDVYGTIATPNLDALVADGYLGREGLTADTAISGTGWSSLFTGVERDKHGVYDNSFSGKNYADWPDVLSRIERVAPSKNTAVALAWSPLATQLLWTGVDTVYDAGSDANVLSKALQLLGQAAGPDVLLLDFNEPDGAGHAGTYFNRDASGYTDAIRGVDASIGKLMTALRARPNYANEDWLVIVGTDHGGSIHHGHNTPEDRKTLIAFSGESVPKLGLEPLRLAPRQVDVAPSILAHLGLVIPAGLDGRPMQRPAREAAPAFGANLLANGDAEYSVGRSDRGYDSDVPGWRKGRGGQVVEYARYTWLPAPLAGGGRNLFIGRDTGKSNTLSQRVDLRGLDLTQARFKLSADLGAASGHRARVLLRFYDLRGMASFGAGGSGHVFRGGDYYKYDIAADRVVSGYPQPIATQWPGLDRFAGGARDLDAAFEAGNGKVYFFKDAQYLRYDLAAGAADPGYPLAIAGNWPGLEKFAGGARDLDAAMFVSRSKLYFFKGDQYIRYNLDNDRADAYYPAYLSESTWPGTGYWPAYWSGALNFASGKSYLFKPGEYLRYDRVLDRADAGYPAAINASNWPGLQALYAGSAFELAPTGGSGALRNYELTGAVPKDAQWAEVEIRFEHANANGDAYADRVHLSLER; this is encoded by the coding sequence ATGTCCCGTCGCAGTTTGCGTTTCACCACTCTGGCCCTGGCTTGCGCGCTCGCTGCGCCGGCCCTGGCGAAAACGCCGAAGGTGTTGTTCATCGGCACCGACGGTTTTCGCGGCGATGTCTACGGCACGATCGCCACGCCGAATCTCGATGCGCTGGTTGCCGACGGTTACCTCGGTCGCGAAGGCCTCACCGCCGATACCGCGATCAGCGGCACGGGTTGGTCGTCGCTGTTCACCGGCGTGGAGCGCGACAAGCACGGCGTCTACGACAACAGTTTCAGCGGCAAGAACTACGCCGACTGGCCGGACGTGCTCAGCCGGATCGAGCGCGTCGCGCCGAGCAAGAACACCGCGGTCGCGCTGGCGTGGTCGCCGCTGGCGACGCAACTGCTGTGGACCGGCGTGGACACGGTCTACGACGCCGGCAGCGACGCCAATGTGTTGAGCAAGGCCTTGCAACTGCTCGGCCAGGCCGCCGGTCCGGACGTGCTGTTGCTCGACTTCAACGAACCCGACGGCGCCGGCCATGCCGGCACTTATTTCAATCGCGATGCGAGCGGCTACACCGACGCGATCCGCGGCGTCGATGCATCGATCGGCAAGCTGATGACCGCGCTGCGCGCGCGGCCCAACTATGCCAACGAAGACTGGCTGGTGATCGTCGGCACCGATCACGGCGGTTCGATCCACCATGGTCACAACACGCCGGAGGATCGCAAGACCCTGATCGCCTTCAGCGGCGAATCGGTGCCCAAGCTCGGTCTGGAGCCGCTGCGCTTGGCGCCGCGTCAAGTCGATGTCGCGCCGAGCATCCTCGCCCATCTGGGATTGGTGATTCCCGCGGGCCTGGACGGACGGCCGATGCAGCGGCCCGCGCGCGAGGCCGCGCCGGCGTTCGGGGCCAATCTGCTCGCCAACGGCGATGCGGAGTATTCGGTCGGTCGCAGCGATCGCGGCTACGACAGCGACGTGCCGGGCTGGCGCAAGGGCCGCGGCGGGCAGGTGGTCGAGTACGCGCGCTATACGTGGTTGCCGGCGCCGCTGGCCGGCGGCGGGCGCAATCTGTTTATCGGTCGCGATACCGGCAAGAGCAATACGCTGAGTCAGCGCGTCGATCTGCGCGGTCTGGATCTTACCCAAGCACGCTTCAAGCTGTCGGCCGACCTCGGCGCCGCCAGCGGCCATCGCGCTCGCGTGCTGCTGCGCTTCTACGATCTGCGCGGGATGGCGAGTTTCGGCGCCGGCGGCAGCGGGCATGTGTTCCGCGGCGGCGACTACTACAAATATGACATCGCCGCCGATCGCGTGGTCAGCGGTTATCCGCAGCCGATCGCGACGCAATGGCCGGGCCTGGATCGGTTCGCCGGTGGCGCGCGCGATCTCGACGCGGCGTTCGAGGCCGGCAACGGCAAGGTGTATTTCTTCAAGGACGCGCAGTACCTGCGTTACGACCTCGCCGCGGGCGCGGCCGATCCGGGTTATCCCTTGGCGATCGCCGGCAATTGGCCGGGCCTGGAGAAATTCGCCGGCGGCGCGCGCGATCTAGACGCGGCGATGTTCGTCAGCCGAAGCAAGCTGTATTTCTTCAAGGGCGATCAATACATCCGCTACAACCTCGACAACGATCGCGCCGATGCCTATTACCCGGCGTATCTGTCGGAAAGCACCTGGCCGGGCACGGGTTACTGGCCGGCGTACTGGTCGGGCGCGCTGAACTTCGCCAGCGGCAAGTCGTATCTGTTCAAGCCCGGCGAGTATCTGCGTTACGACCGCGTGCTCGATCGCGCCGACGCCGGCTATCCGGCCGCGATCAACGCATCGAACTGGCCGGGCCTGCAGGCGCTGTACGCCGGCAGCGCGTTCGAACTCGCGCCCACCGGCGGCAGTGGCGCGCTGCGCAACTACGAGCTCACTGGCGCGGTGCCGAAGGATGCGCAATGGGCTGAGGTCGAAATCCGTTTCGAGCATGCCAATGCGAACGGCGACGCGTACGCCGATCGGGTGCATCTGAGCTTGGAGCGCTGA
- a CDS encoding HAD family hydrolase, with translation MTFRLALFDIAGTTVSDPGFVAQAFVGAMSAAGHPIDHEACRPLMGYPKPLAIARLLGTQADDPRIAAIHADFVQRMLVCYREWPGIEPLPGAESVFAVLRANGIQVALNTGFSRDIADAIVERLQWSQRIDALIASDEVAQGRPAPDMIHALMQRLRIDDPAQVIKIGDTEVDIGEGRAARVGLVVAVTTGAFTRAELEPYAPDRIIDGLFELPALLGLDASDRDARHAAA, from the coding sequence ATGACCTTCCGCCTTGCCCTGTTCGATATCGCCGGCACCACCGTGTCGGACCCCGGCTTCGTCGCCCAGGCCTTCGTCGGCGCGATGAGCGCCGCCGGCCACCCGATCGACCACGAGGCCTGCCGGCCGCTGATGGGCTATCCCAAGCCGCTGGCGATCGCGCGGCTGCTCGGTACACAGGCCGATGACCCGCGGATCGCCGCGATCCATGCCGACTTCGTCCAGCGCATGCTGGTGTGCTATCGCGAATGGCCCGGCATCGAGCCGTTGCCCGGCGCCGAATCGGTGTTCGCGGTACTGCGCGCGAACGGCATCCAGGTCGCGCTGAACACCGGGTTTTCGCGCGACATCGCCGACGCCATCGTCGAGCGCCTGCAGTGGTCGCAACGCATCGACGCGCTGATCGCCAGCGACGAAGTCGCGCAGGGCCGGCCGGCGCCGGACATGATCCACGCGCTGATGCAACGCCTGCGGATCGACGATCCGGCCCAGGTGATCAAGATCGGCGACACCGAGGTCGATATCGGCGAAGGCCGCGCGGCCCGGGTCGGCCTGGTGGTGGCGGTCACCACCGGCGCGTTCACCCGTGCCGAACTCGAGCCCTACGCGCCCGACCGCATCATCGATGGCCTGTTCGAACTGCCGGCCCTGCTGGGGCTGGATGCGTCCGACCGCGACGCGCGCCACGCCGCCGCATGA
- a CDS encoding TIGR03364 family FAD-dependent oxidoreductase, with translation MNAPSALVIGAGIVGLSIARALAVRGHRVTVLERFDRAVGASVRNFGMIWPIGVPNGAAYERALRSRAIWRELIEDARLWHDPCGSLHLAYAQDEWDVLEQYEHANRAMRPCSLLDRDAALARSPALVSEGLRGALFNQDEMIVDPREALRTIPAYLHERYGVEFHWRVPVTAVETGRAWSGTRRFDADQVFVCSGPEFEQLYPQLYAAAPLTRCKLQMMRLAPQPDGFRLGAALCGGLSLVHYAGFQQAADVAPLRARYEAQFGDLIELGIHVMAAQNGRGEITIGDSHAYAHTHDPFDEHAINAKVLDYLARFARLPDPRVIQTWHGIYPKLTDGSSEFVAEAAPGVTIVNAVGGGGLGMTLSFGLAEEIVEGRYGAMRRAA, from the coding sequence ATGAACGCTCCTTCCGCTCTCGTCATCGGCGCCGGCATCGTCGGCCTGTCCATCGCCCGCGCGCTCGCCGTGCGCGGCCACCGCGTCACCGTGCTGGAGCGCTTTGACCGCGCGGTCGGCGCATCGGTACGCAACTTCGGCATGATCTGGCCGATCGGCGTACCCAACGGCGCGGCCTACGAACGCGCGTTGCGTTCGCGCGCGATCTGGCGCGAGCTGATCGAGGATGCGCGGCTGTGGCACGACCCCTGCGGCTCGCTGCATCTGGCCTATGCGCAGGACGAGTGGGACGTGCTGGAACAGTACGAACACGCCAATCGCGCGATGCGGCCGTGCAGCCTGCTCGATCGCGACGCGGCGCTGGCGCGTTCGCCGGCCTTGGTCAGCGAAGGATTGCGCGGCGCGCTGTTCAACCAAGATGAAATGATCGTCGATCCGCGCGAAGCGCTGCGCACGATCCCGGCGTATCTGCACGAACGCTACGGCGTCGAGTTTCACTGGCGCGTGCCGGTGACCGCAGTCGAAACCGGTCGCGCCTGGTCGGGCACGCGGCGTTTCGACGCCGATCAGGTGTTCGTGTGCAGCGGCCCGGAGTTCGAACAGCTCTATCCGCAGTTGTATGCCGCCGCGCCGCTGACCCGCTGCAAGCTGCAGATGATGCGTCTGGCGCCGCAACCCGACGGCTTCCGCCTCGGCGCCGCGCTATGCGGCGGCCTGTCGCTGGTGCATTACGCCGGTTTCCAGCAAGCCGCCGACGTGGCGCCGCTGCGCGCGCGCTACGAGGCGCAATTCGGCGACCTGATCGAACTGGGCATCCACGTGATGGCGGCGCAGAACGGCCGCGGCGAGATCACCATCGGCGACTCGCACGCCTACGCGCATACCCACGACCCGTTCGACGAGCACGCCATCAACGCCAAAGTGCTCGATTATCTGGCCCGCTTCGCGCGCCTGCCCGACCCACGCGTGATCCAGACCTGGCACGGCATCTATCCCAAGCTGACCGACGGCAGCAGCGAATTCGTCGCCGAAGCGGCGCCCGGCGTGACCATCGTCAACGCGGTCGGCGGCGGCGGGCTGGGGATGACGTTGAGTTTCGGTCTGGCCGAGGAGATTGTTGAGGGCCGCTATGGTGCGATGCGTCGCGCGGCGTAA
- a CDS encoding DUF4259 domain-containing protein — protein MGAWGFTTFDNDDAADWLDELSDHQSLALVRETIAAVLEVEPDEEVDAPLASAALAASELIAAAIGRPSGAARKQEELMIWISKMRPSPDAALIADALSAIDRILGPHSELRALWEESDDYAAWTDDVTQLRARLAF, from the coding sequence ATGGGCGCTTGGGGTTTCACCACATTCGACAACGACGACGCGGCCGACTGGCTGGACGAACTGAGCGATCACCAGAGCCTGGCGCTGGTGCGCGAAACCATCGCCGCGGTGCTGGAGGTCGAGCCGGATGAAGAAGTGGACGCGCCCCTGGCGTCCGCGGCGCTGGCCGCGAGCGAACTGATCGCCGCCGCGATCGGCCGGCCCTCGGGCGCGGCGCGCAAGCAGGAAGAACTGATGATCTGGATCTCGAAGATGCGGCCCTCGCCCGATGCGGCGCTGATCGCCGACGCGCTCAGCGCGATCGATCGCATCCTCGGCCCGCACTCGGAACTGCGCGCGCTGTGGGAAGAAAGCGACGACTACGCGGCATGGACCGACGATGTAACGCAGCTGCGGGCGCGTTTGGCGTTTTGA
- a CDS encoding DUF5690 family protein, whose translation MNALRAPTSERARQWQVTLLAGGAALVTYACMYAFRKPFAAASFAGHPLFGVDYKVWLVVAQILGYMCSKFVGIGVIGGLRREHRARLLLSLIGIAWLALLGFALTPAPWNIPFLFLNGLPLGMVWGLVFSYLEGRRTTEAMGAILASSFIMASGVVKSVGKWLLLSGVDEFWMPFVTGLLFLPLLLIAVHFLERVPEPDADDRRERSERQPMSRAERMAFVRGFLPGLVLMIGCYVALTVVRDFRDNFEAELFADLGYGGNAGVFALIETPIALAVLALTAGLTWFRDNLRGLMALHGLMFAGLAVAGISTLAFRAGALPPLWWLALVGFGLYLAYVPFNCVFYERLIATFRVAGNVGFLMYLSDAFGYLGSVAVLLTKEFSGVQLSWTQFFAQIVLTLAMIGGACLIASALYFHHRVTRRVAAAALAPV comes from the coding sequence ATGAACGCGTTGCGCGCCCCGACCAGCGAACGCGCGCGCCAGTGGCAGGTGACCCTGCTCGCCGGCGGCGCGGCGCTGGTCACCTATGCCTGCATGTACGCGTTCCGCAAACCGTTCGCCGCCGCGTCGTTCGCCGGGCATCCGCTGTTCGGCGTCGACTACAAAGTCTGGCTGGTGGTCGCGCAGATCCTGGGCTATATGTGCAGCAAGTTCGTCGGTATCGGCGTGATCGGCGGGTTGCGCCGCGAACACCGCGCGCGTTTGCTGCTGAGCCTGATCGGCATCGCCTGGCTGGCGCTGCTGGGGTTCGCGCTGACGCCGGCGCCCTGGAACATCCCGTTCCTGTTCCTCAACGGCCTGCCGCTGGGCATGGTCTGGGGCCTGGTGTTCAGTTACCTGGAAGGCCGCCGCACCACCGAGGCGATGGGCGCGATCCTCGCTTCGAGTTTCATCATGGCCTCCGGCGTGGTCAAAAGCGTCGGCAAATGGCTGCTGCTGTCGGGCGTCGATGAGTTCTGGATGCCGTTCGTGACCGGCCTGCTGTTTCTGCCGCTGTTGCTGATCGCGGTGCATTTTCTCGAACGCGTGCCCGAGCCCGACGCCGACGACCGGCGCGAACGCAGCGAACGCCAGCCGATGAGCCGCGCCGAACGCATGGCCTTCGTGCGCGGCTTCCTGCCGGGGCTGGTGCTGATGATCGGCTGCTATGTCGCGTTGACCGTGGTGCGCGATTTTCGCGACAACTTCGAAGCCGAGTTGTTCGCCGATCTGGGCTATGGCGGCAATGCCGGCGTGTTCGCGCTGATCGAAACGCCGATCGCGTTGGCGGTGCTCGCCTTGACCGCGGGACTGACGTGGTTCCGCGACAATCTGCGCGGCCTGATGGCCTTGCACGGGCTGATGTTCGCCGGCCTGGCGGTGGCGGGCATCAGCACGCTCGCGTTCCGCGCCGGCGCGCTGCCGCCGCTGTGGTGGCTGGCCCTGGTCGGCTTCGGTCTGTATCTGGCCTATGTGCCGTTCAACTGCGTGTTCTACGAGCGCCTGATCGCGACCTTCCGCGTTGCCGGCAACGTCGGCTTCCTGATGTACCTGTCGGATGCCTTCGGCTATCTGGGCAGCGTCGCGGTGCTGCTGACCAAGGAATTTTCCGGCGTGCAGCTGTCGTGGACCCAGTTCTTCGCCCAGATCGTGCTGACGCTGGCGATGATCGGCGGCGCATGCCTGATCGCTTCGGCGCTGTACTTCCACCATCGCGTCACCCGTCGCGTCGCCGCGGCGGCGCTCGCGCCCGTCTGA
- the phnF gene encoding phosphonate metabolism transcriptional regulator PhnF yields the protein MTATGSKHTGLKQAGLKQARPIKAGDAATASVDSADAESAPAAPAENLTQRDAAQPLWQQIETALLKQIRSGALSEGDRLPSAFDLAKRFGVNRHTVRRAIEALEERGFLRTETGRGSFVQEHPYHYPIGRRTRFGKAMHDLNVESRYRLIETGLQTPPRQVARSLGLISGERVHRVVYSSEVEGRTVDHSEAWFPASRFPGLDRVFAEQLSVTRTLAEFGVHDYLRKHTSVMARLPGAEVARVLGQSTRRPVLCVHSLNVDAQGVPVQFGVTSFAGDWVQLMVMTET from the coding sequence GTGACAGCCACTGGGTCCAAACACACCGGGTTAAAGCAGGCCGGTCTCAAACAGGCGCGCCCGATCAAGGCGGGCGACGCTGCGACTGCGTCCGTCGATTCGGCCGATGCCGAGTCGGCGCCCGCCGCGCCCGCCGAGAACCTGACCCAGCGCGACGCCGCGCAACCGCTGTGGCAGCAGATCGAAACCGCCCTGCTCAAGCAGATCCGCTCCGGCGCGCTCAGCGAAGGCGACCGGCTGCCGTCGGCGTTCGATCTGGCCAAGCGTTTCGGGGTCAACCGCCACACCGTGCGGCGCGCGATCGAAGCGCTGGAGGAACGCGGCTTCCTGCGCACCGAAACCGGGCGCGGCAGTTTCGTCCAGGAGCATCCGTATCACTACCCGATCGGCCGCCGTACGCGGTTCGGCAAGGCGATGCACGATCTCAATGTCGAAAGCCGCTACCGCCTGATCGAAACCGGCCTGCAGACGCCGCCGCGCCAGGTCGCGCGCTCGCTGGGATTGATCTCGGGCGAACGCGTGCATCGCGTGGTCTATTCCAGCGAAGTCGAGGGCCGTACCGTCGATCACAGCGAGGCGTGGTTTCCCGCGTCGCGTTTTCCCGGTCTGGACCGCGTATTCGCCGAGCAGTTGTCGGTGACCCGCACCCTGGCCGAATTCGGCGTTCACGATTATCTGCGCAAACACACCTCAGTGATGGCGCGCTTGCCCGGCGCCGAAGTCGCGCGCGTGCTCGGGCAATCGACCCGGCGACCGGTGCTGTGCGTGCATTCGCTCAATGTCGATGCGCAGGGCGTGCCGGTGCAGTTCGGGGTGACTTCGTTCGCCGGCGATTGGGTCCAGTTGATGGTGATGACCGAAACGTGA